A DNA window from Solanum lycopersicum chromosome 3, SLM_r2.1 contains the following coding sequences:
- the LOC138347279 gene encoding uncharacterized protein has protein sequence MGDTSTDVNASNSLKRPDFNSPFYLHPSENATSTLVPMVFDGTSYRSWRRAALRALSVKNKTGFINGKIVKPSFTDPSFMQWERCDDMVTSWVLNSLSPELRDSLQYVNNAKELWEELEDRYDQTNGCKLYQLQKEINDLIQGILDITGYYTKMKKLWEEMSAIDVNSQCSCVCTCGGKVKLYKAEQDRRLIHFLMGLNEMYTAVRGNILMMATLPTMAQAFAILSQEERQREMKPSNHMALESSSLNASMLSQSNSTNSSSYKGGIGRGNGSYNNTGSFNNNNAGNFNNTNAYRGNSNAGNRSNMFCEYCKRTGHVKDRCYKLHGYPTNTKNSRGRGRGSAANVHTSEGDSYKCEESFEQGKQMPVNLSKSQYEQLLNLLGNESEYSNNVSSGAASLAGPFSEEPSGTW, from the exons atgggtgatacttcAACTGATGTGAATGCTAGTAACTCCTTAAAACGACCAGATTTTAACAGCCCTTTCTATCTGCATCCTTCTGAAAATGCTACTTCTACCTTGGTTCCTATGGTGTTTGATGGGACCAGTTACAGATCATGGAGAAGAGCAGCCCTTAGAGCATTGTCCGTTAAGAATAAAACTGGATTCATCAATGGTAAAATTGTGAAACCAAGCTTTACAGATCCATCATTCATGCAGTGGGAGAGGTGTGATGATATGGTGACATCTTGGGTTCTAAACTCCCTCTCCCCAGAGCTACGAGATAGTCTGCAATATGTGAACAATGCTAAGGAATTGTGGGAGGAATTGGAGGATAGATATGATCAGACTAATGGCTGTAAGCTATATCAGTTGCAGAAGGAGATAAATGATTTGATACAAGGCATTCTAGACATCACAGGTTATTATACAAAGATGAAGAAATTGTGGGAGGAAATGAGTGCAATTGATGTGAATTCACAATGTAGTTGTGTGTGTACTTGTGGAGGAAAGGTAAAACTGTATAAAGCTGAACAGGACAGAAGACTTATACACTTCTTGATGGGCTTAAATGAGATGTACACTGCTGTGCGAGGGAACATCCTCATGATGGCTACTTTGCCTACAATGGCACAGGCATTTGCTATCCTGTCACAGGAAGAGAGGCAGAGAGAAATGAAGCCTTCAAATCATATGGCTTTGGAGTCCAGTTCACTTAATGCATCTATGTTGTCTCAAAGTAATTCAACAAATTCTAGTTCTTATAAAGGAGGCATAGGTAGGGGAAATGGAAGTTACAACAACACTGGCAGTTTTAACAATAACAATGCTGGAAATTTCAACAACACTAATGCCTATAGGGGAAACTCTAATGCTGGTAACAGATCAAATATGTTTTGTGAGTATTGTAAACGAACTGGACATGTCAAAGATAGATGTTACAAACTTCATGGCTATCCAACCAACACAAAAAATtcaagaggaagaggaagaggatcTGCAGCAAATGTACATACCTCTGAGGGTGATAGTTACAAGTGTGAAGAGAGTTTTGAGCAGGGAAAACAAATGCCAGTGAATCTATCAAAGAGTCAATATGAGCAATTGCTCAACTTGCTTGGAAATGAGTCTGAATATTCAAACAATGTGTCAAGTGGAGCTGCAAGTCTAGCAG GGCCCTTCTCTGAAGAGCCCTCTGGCACTTGGTAA